One Microbacterium esteraromaticum genomic window carries:
- a CDS encoding TetR/AcrR family transcriptional regulator produces MSNTRIRALEAAVTLIGTEGIRALTHGRIDAAASLPAGSTSNHFRTRAALLAGVIQWIAEAERAEGGFPVVVDTAEDLIAMLQRALELESGPGATRTRARYALFLEALDHDAAAPLRQQRRIFEEWTRDALVRIGGPDAAAGTRMLMAACDGLLLHRVTVDPDAPTDDAIRRAVTAALGA; encoded by the coding sequence GTGAGCAACACTCGGATTCGCGCCCTCGAGGCCGCCGTGACCCTGATCGGCACGGAGGGCATCCGCGCCCTCACCCACGGCAGGATCGACGCGGCGGCGTCCCTCCCCGCCGGCTCGACATCCAATCACTTCCGCACCCGCGCTGCACTGCTTGCAGGAGTGATCCAGTGGATAGCAGAGGCGGAGCGCGCCGAGGGCGGCTTCCCGGTGGTGGTCGACACCGCCGAGGACCTCATCGCGATGCTGCAGCGCGCGCTCGAGCTGGAATCGGGGCCGGGCGCGACGCGCACCCGCGCACGGTACGCGCTGTTCCTCGAGGCTCTCGACCACGACGCCGCCGCACCCCTTCGGCAGCAGCGGCGCATCTTCGAGGAGTGGACGCGCGATGCGCTCGTCCGGATCGGAGGACCGGATGCCGCTGCGGGCACGCGCATGCTCATGGCTGCCTGCGACGGCCTCCTACTGCACCGCGTCACGGTCGACCCTGACGCCCCGACGGACGACGCGATTCGACGTGCGGTGACCGCTGCGCTCGGCGCCTGA
- a CDS encoding nitroreductase family protein encodes MSALDAVRRRTSWSRVTDDAPTREQLLPLVEAAGRVADHSSLRPWRLIELRGDDRLTLGAALAKAGGDDKPSSKPLRASLLIAIVASYRKSDKVPRWEQEAVASGVAHTLSLLLDEAGWGVIWRTGGLTRSKAVAKAHGLKKNEELLGWLYVGGKPEGRSAGRRKPVDAETLLTPMPAASGGADRLLQKERKKSAKKKSAKDKRRKS; translated from the coding sequence GTGAGCGCACTCGACGCCGTCCGGCGCCGCACGTCCTGGTCGCGCGTCACCGACGACGCCCCGACCCGCGAGCAGCTGCTGCCGCTCGTCGAGGCGGCAGGACGCGTCGCCGACCACTCGTCGCTGCGCCCCTGGCGCCTGATCGAGCTGCGCGGCGACGACCGGCTGACGCTGGGCGCGGCACTGGCGAAGGCGGGCGGAGACGACAAGCCCTCGAGCAAGCCGCTGCGCGCCTCGCTGCTGATCGCGATCGTGGCCTCGTACCGCAAGAGCGACAAGGTGCCTCGGTGGGAGCAGGAGGCGGTCGCATCCGGCGTCGCACACACCCTCAGCCTGCTGCTCGACGAGGCCGGCTGGGGCGTCATCTGGCGCACCGGCGGCCTCACCCGGTCGAAGGCCGTGGCCAAGGCGCACGGCCTGAAGAAGAACGAGGAGCTGCTCGGCTGGCTCTACGTCGGCGGCAAGCCCGAGGGCAGAAGCGCGGGGCGCCGCAAGCCGGTTGATGCCGAGACCCTGCTCACACCTATGCCCGCGGCATCCGGCGGGGCCGACAGGCTCCTGCAGAAGGAGCGGAAGAAGTCGGCGAAGAAGAAGTCGGCGAAGGACAAGCGCCGCAAGAGCTGA
- the msrB gene encoding peptide-methionine (R)-S-oxide reductase MsrB, with product MGYSVNKTDAEWRAELGDEQYAVLREAATERPWTGELLDEERAGLYTCGACGAELFRSGTKFDSGCGWPSFYESVRPEAVQLIEDRSLGMVRTEVRCAACGSHLGHVFPDGFGTPTGDRYCMNSLALSFTPEQP from the coding sequence ATGGGTTACAGCGTGAACAAGACGGATGCCGAATGGCGGGCAGAGCTCGGCGACGAGCAGTACGCGGTGCTGCGCGAAGCCGCCACCGAGCGCCCCTGGACGGGTGAGCTGCTCGATGAGGAGCGCGCCGGCCTCTACACCTGCGGTGCGTGCGGGGCGGAGCTGTTCCGCAGCGGCACGAAGTTCGACTCGGGCTGCGGCTGGCCGAGCTTCTACGAATCGGTGCGCCCCGAGGCCGTGCAGCTCATCGAGGACCGCTCGCTCGGCATGGTGCGCACGGAGGTGCGCTGCGCCGCGTGCGGGTCGCACCTCGGGCACGTCTTCCCCGACGGCTTCGGCACCCCGACCGGCGACCGCTACTGCATGAACTCACTGGCTCTGTCGTTCACACCAGAGCAGCCGTGA
- a CDS encoding sensor histidine kinase: protein MAGEPDSVTRWWRRISLRAKVTGVTVAVLALGLMIAGIGTVPILRGAMINNIDAQLPALATTGQAERFFDVSAEGGRLVFDPAEIAPRPTEFMVAFYTADGEFVAEAGGQASAPRPDFPETFTLQDTISQGDQVITLRGEDGETYSSVASAQSAQDPQGLTYVQIVALPLDEADRIVATYVAVYTTVALVTILLAALLTRGLVTLTFRRLGHVESTAMAIAAGDFSQRLTDLEPTTEVGRLNSAINTMLDRVDRSLAQRDRTVQNMRRFIGDASHELRTPLVSVRGYAELYRMGAITGEEDTARAMERIEKEAIRMGVLVEDLLALARLDEERSRELQIEPLDLRPIARDAALDLRVAAPGRTISVVDTTADDSGEVRLHGRPHTAPPPLPTRPIPSRPASALARLRRRPRSTPPVPAIDFTEATDAPVRTPPIVLGEDNKVRQVVTNLLGNARRFSPADSPIEIVVGADRRKGVGTISIVDHGEGIPPQIREQIFERFWRADTSRARETGGSGLGLAIVASIVESLHGTVAVDETPGGGATFTVSLPLAPAQATPAHLLEETQPIDRLEL from the coding sequence ATGGCAGGCGAGCCCGACTCCGTCACCCGGTGGTGGCGGCGCATCAGCCTGCGCGCGAAGGTCACCGGCGTCACCGTCGCCGTGCTCGCTCTGGGGCTGATGATCGCAGGCATCGGCACCGTGCCGATCCTGCGGGGGGCGATGATCAACAACATCGACGCACAGCTGCCTGCGCTGGCGACGACCGGGCAGGCCGAGCGGTTCTTCGACGTCTCCGCGGAGGGCGGCCGGCTCGTGTTCGACCCGGCCGAGATCGCGCCGCGGCCGACCGAGTTCATGGTCGCCTTCTACACGGCCGACGGCGAGTTCGTCGCGGAGGCCGGCGGACAGGCGTCCGCTCCTCGACCCGACTTCCCCGAGACCTTCACCCTGCAGGACACCATCAGTCAGGGCGATCAGGTGATCACGCTGCGCGGCGAGGACGGCGAGACGTACAGCTCTGTCGCCTCCGCGCAGTCGGCGCAGGACCCCCAGGGGCTCACCTACGTTCAGATCGTCGCCCTGCCCCTCGATGAGGCCGATCGGATCGTCGCCACCTACGTCGCCGTGTACACGACGGTGGCCCTGGTCACGATCCTGCTGGCTGCGCTGCTCACGCGCGGCCTGGTGACGCTGACCTTCCGAAGGCTCGGGCACGTGGAGTCGACCGCGATGGCCATCGCGGCCGGCGACTTCAGCCAGCGACTGACCGACCTCGAGCCGACCACCGAGGTGGGCAGGCTGAACTCGGCGATCAACACGATGCTCGATCGTGTCGACCGCTCGCTCGCACAGCGCGACCGCACAGTGCAGAACATGCGGCGCTTCATCGGCGACGCCAGCCACGAGCTGCGCACCCCGCTGGTGAGCGTGCGCGGTTACGCCGAGCTGTACCGCATGGGCGCGATCACGGGCGAAGAGGACACCGCCAGGGCCATGGAGCGCATCGAGAAGGAGGCGATCCGCATGGGGGTGCTCGTCGAAGACCTTCTCGCTCTGGCACGTCTCGACGAGGAGCGCTCCCGCGAGCTGCAGATCGAGCCGCTCGACCTCCGGCCCATCGCGCGCGACGCCGCGCTCGACCTGCGCGTCGCGGCACCGGGACGCACGATCTCGGTCGTCGACACCACGGCGGACGACTCGGGAGAGGTGCGCCTGCACGGCCGCCCCCACACGGCGCCGCCGCCGCTGCCGACGCGGCCAATCCCCTCGCGACCCGCCAGTGCTCTCGCCCGGCTGCGGCGCCGTCCCCGCTCGACTCCGCCGGTGCCCGCGATCGACTTCACCGAGGCGACGGATGCCCCTGTGCGCACTCCCCCGATCGTGCTCGGCGAAGACAACAAGGTGCGCCAGGTCGTCACCAACCTGCTCGGCAACGCGCGCAGGTTCTCACCCGCGGACAGCCCGATCGAGATCGTCGTGGGTGCCGACCGCCGCAAGGGAGTGGGCACCATATCGATCGTCGACCACGGCGAGGGGATCCCCCCGCAGATCCGCGAGCAGATCTTCGAACGCTTCTGGCGTGCCGACACGTCGCGCGCGAGGGAGACGGGCGGCTCGGGACTGGGTCTCGCCATCGTCGCCTCGATCGTCGAATCGCTGCACGGCACCGTCGCCGTCGATGAGACGCCAGGCGGCGGCGCGACCTTCACCGTCTCACTGCCCCTCGCCCCTGCCCAGGCGACCCCGGCGCATCTGCTGGAGGAGACCCAGCCGATCGATCGCCTCGAGCTCTGA
- a CDS encoding DMT family transporter translates to MALGGAVSIGAMTAVQARINGVLGIRIDDAIVAGLISFGVGLVILAAVILAMPSGRAGLGRLVSGIRSRSIPFWMLLGGTCGALTVTTQGLVAGVLGVSLFTVGVVAGQTLHGLLLDRIGVGPSGVVAVTPGRVIGGALALAAVGVSLGGDVLAAAPLWLLLLPFAAGAGIAWQAAANGRLAARVASPLTATLMSFIAGTVVLAVGAALSVLARGMPEALPAEPWLYLGGLLGFAYILLGAWLVPHTGVLLLGLGSVLGQLVASVVIDVVWPVDRGPALWQLAAMIVVASASVVVALPRRR, encoded by the coding sequence ATCGCGCTGGGTGGCGCTGTCTCGATCGGGGCGATGACCGCCGTGCAGGCCCGCATCAACGGCGTCCTCGGGATCCGCATCGACGACGCCATCGTCGCGGGGCTCATCTCCTTCGGCGTCGGACTCGTCATCCTCGCCGCCGTCATCCTCGCGATGCCGTCGGGGCGCGCAGGTCTGGGGCGGCTGGTCTCGGGCATCCGGAGTCGCAGCATCCCGTTCTGGATGCTGCTCGGCGGCACGTGCGGCGCACTCACGGTGACCACGCAGGGCCTCGTCGCAGGGGTGCTCGGCGTCTCGCTGTTCACCGTCGGCGTGGTCGCGGGCCAGACGCTGCACGGTCTGCTGCTCGACCGCATCGGCGTGGGGCCGTCCGGCGTCGTCGCGGTGACGCCGGGGCGCGTGATCGGCGGTGCTCTCGCGCTCGCCGCGGTCGGCGTCTCGCTGGGAGGGGACGTGCTGGCGGCCGCGCCGCTGTGGCTGCTGCTGCTCCCGTTCGCGGCCGGTGCGGGGATCGCGTGGCAGGCTGCGGCGAACGGGCGCCTCGCGGCCAGGGTCGCGTCGCCGCTCACCGCCACGCTGATGAGCTTCATCGCCGGCACCGTCGTGCTTGCGGTCGGCGCGGCGCTCAGCGTCCTCGCCCGAGGGATGCCCGAAGCCCTCCCCGCCGAGCCGTGGCTCTACCTGGGCGGTCTGCTCGGCTTCGCATACATCCTGCTCGGTGCCTGGCTCGTGCCGCATACCGGTGTGCTGCTGCTCGGACTCGGCAGCGTGCTCGGCCAGCTCGTCGCCTCCGTGGTGATCGACGTCGTCTGGCCGGTGGATCGGGGCCCCGCGCTGTGGCAGCTCGCCGCGATGATCGTCGTCGCCTCGGCCTCCGTCGTCGTGGCGCTGCCGCGGCGGCGCTGA
- a CDS encoding WXG100 family type VII secretion target: protein MSVFTVDTDAVQAANGAAYATMERLQGESSALMAQLNQLQSSWTGAAAAAFQQCSEQWRGAQLHVEQVLGSISAALGSAAAQYADADQYSASLFR, encoded by the coding sequence ATGTCCGTCTTCACCGTCGACACAGACGCGGTCCAGGCCGCCAACGGCGCCGCCTACGCCACCATGGAGCGACTGCAGGGAGAGTCGTCCGCGCTGATGGCTCAGCTGAACCAGCTGCAGTCGTCGTGGACGGGGGCTGCAGCCGCGGCCTTCCAGCAGTGCAGCGAGCAGTGGCGCGGAGCGCAGCTGCACGTCGAGCAGGTGCTCGGATCGATCAGCGCCGCACTCGGTTCCGCGGCCGCGCAGTACGCGGACGCCGATCAGTACTCGGCCAGCCTGTTCCGCTGA
- a CDS encoding DUF3263 domain-containing protein yields MLGELSDRDRAILTLEAAWPRHGGMKEETIRAQLGMSPARYYQLLGRLIETEAALEFDPLLVRRLRRLRDARAVQRTARMRGFVG; encoded by the coding sequence ATGCTCGGTGAACTCTCCGATCGCGATCGCGCGATCCTCACGCTGGAGGCGGCCTGGCCGCGTCACGGCGGCATGAAGGAGGAGACCATCCGGGCGCAGCTGGGCATGAGCCCGGCACGCTACTACCAGCTGCTCGGCCGGCTCATCGAGACCGAGGCCGCGCTGGAGTTCGACCCCCTGCTGGTGCGCAGGCTCCGTCGCCTCCGCGACGCTCGGGCTGTGCAGCGCACCGCTCGCATGCGCGGCTTCGTCGGCTGA
- a CDS encoding M14 family zinc carboxypeptidase, translating into MNETRPSFTLTRRQMLAAMPLAAALPLLAGQPAFAAGSFPEPGGQVPRAALLTYADVQKALAGIERTSKGAVTVKTLSSLGFGRSEAGRELYVATVGTGPTKVWLQGRIHGNEPYGPDVLLDVLRNAGSSGSPMWKAVREKLTLHVIPMYNPDGSELYIRHTVLEDGRRIDLNRDWSPTGFAAKESLAWYSYWASVKPDVGLDIHHQGLKYDDSDEPITMSLGISLAPSGPTLPGVRGGEYDVKTRQLQGHVYTALQRYGYVNADRYSVGSASSGYREIDIKGGVSSAVMLGLNYNGLNPTGHSHPMVFFETYGGSIGQKSRGKAIKQNVVGVEALLGGLADGSIWSTDPMIWHSIPHYDYIGYQIDTGLVDGWPTQPPVMP; encoded by the coding sequence ATGAACGAAACACGCCCCTCATTCACCCTCACTCGCCGCCAGATGCTCGCCGCCATGCCGCTCGCCGCAGCACTGCCCCTCCTCGCGGGTCAGCCGGCGTTCGCCGCAGGCAGCTTCCCCGAACCGGGCGGTCAGGTGCCGCGCGCGGCGCTGCTGACCTACGCCGACGTGCAGAAGGCACTCGCCGGCATCGAGCGCACCTCGAAGGGCGCCGTCACGGTGAAGACGCTCTCGAGCCTCGGCTTCGGCCGCAGCGAGGCCGGCCGGGAGCTGTACGTCGCCACTGTCGGCACCGGTCCGACGAAGGTGTGGCTGCAGGGCCGCATCCACGGCAACGAGCCCTACGGCCCCGACGTGCTGCTCGATGTGCTGCGCAACGCCGGGTCCAGCGGATCCCCGATGTGGAAGGCGGTCCGCGAGAAGCTGACCCTGCACGTCATCCCGATGTACAACCCCGACGGCTCCGAGCTCTACATCCGTCACACCGTGCTCGAGGACGGCAGGCGCATCGACCTCAACCGCGACTGGTCGCCGACCGGCTTCGCGGCGAAGGAGTCGCTGGCCTGGTACTCCTACTGGGCGAGCGTGAAGCCTGACGTCGGTCTCGACATCCACCACCAGGGTCTGAAGTACGACGACTCCGACGAGCCCATCACCATGTCTCTCGGCATCTCGCTCGCGCCGAGCGGCCCCACCCTTCCCGGAGTACGAGGCGGCGAGTACGACGTGAAGACGCGCCAGCTGCAGGGGCACGTGTACACCGCGCTGCAGCGGTACGGCTACGTGAACGCCGACCGCTACAGCGTGGGCAGCGCCAGCAGCGGGTACCGCGAGATCGACATCAAGGGCGGCGTCTCGTCTGCCGTCATGCTCGGACTGAACTACAACGGCCTGAACCCGACCGGACACAGCCACCCGATGGTCTTCTTCGAGACCTACGGCGGGTCGATCGGCCAGAAGAGCCGCGGCAAGGCGATCAAGCAGAACGTCGTCGGCGTGGAGGCGCTGCTCGGCGGTCTCGCCGATGGCAGCATCTGGAGCACCGATCCGATGATCTGGCACAGCATCCCGCACTACGACTACATCGGCTACCAGATCGACACCGGGCTCGTCGACGGCTGGCCGACGCAGCCGCCCGTCATGCCCTGA
- a CDS encoding SOS response-associated peptidase family protein, with translation MCASYGLDPRFTDAELLAEADDAVLEGLRSWAEQNAGETLRPTGKNLRNLNPLVTTSDGRAALQAAWWGYLVDGQPARFPSINTRSERLQDRPGGLRTRALVPATGWYEMQKPDRVWHEFGLGRGVLFGMAAVTQRGRTPDGDWITCYSIVMRPAPPQLAHIHDRIPLLIPTSFAGDWLGGDPTRELIDEALLAAGDLDERVAATPQDDDKGGQTLF, from the coding sequence ATGTGCGCGAGCTACGGACTGGACCCCCGTTTCACCGATGCCGAACTGCTGGCCGAGGCCGATGACGCCGTGCTCGAAGGGCTGCGCTCCTGGGCCGAGCAGAACGCCGGCGAGACGCTGCGCCCGACGGGGAAGAACCTGCGAAACCTCAATCCGCTGGTGACGACCTCCGACGGCCGAGCAGCTCTCCAGGCTGCCTGGTGGGGCTATCTCGTCGATGGACAGCCCGCCAGATTCCCCTCGATCAACACCCGCTCCGAGCGACTGCAAGACAGACCGGGCGGACTGCGCACCCGCGCCCTCGTACCTGCGACGGGCTGGTACGAGATGCAGAAGCCGGACCGCGTCTGGCATGAGTTCGGCCTGGGGCGGGGAGTCCTGTTCGGCATGGCCGCTGTCACCCAGCGCGGCCGGACACCGGACGGCGACTGGATCACCTGCTACTCGATCGTGATGCGCCCCGCTCCCCCGCAGCTGGCGCACATCCACGACCGGATCCCTCTGCTCATCCCCACGTCGTTCGCCGGCGACTGGCTCGGCGGCGACCCCACCCGCGAGCTCATCGACGAGGCGCTGCTCGCCGCCGGCGACCTCGATGAGCGAGTGGCGGCCACGCCGCAAGACGACGACAAGGGTGGGCAGACCCTGTTCTGA
- a CDS encoding DUF2332 domain-containing protein, whose protein sequence is MIDAVAERYDRFARDEAPGRSDVYAAWAAGVAGDAAVQALLARLSPQNRQPPLVFAVSRLLGAPVGGYAQWREFVLEHADELVAECGRRGVQINEPLRLAALLPALSMIDGPIALLELGAAAGLCLYPDRFSFRIDGADGVPRERIDPSDGPSPVLLGSVVTGELPPLRVPEVIWRAGVDLDPLDVRSPSDRAWLESLIWPGERERSERIAGAMAIVAADPPVLRAGDAAEQLEAVVACAPAGAKLVITTPGMLVYLPRPRRLELIERIRAVDAHWITIDSPGLHDGWRPAIDPAGFRGFAVALDGRVVADADPLGRWWEWRAGNGEDAA, encoded by the coding sequence ATGATCGATGCCGTCGCCGAGCGCTACGACCGCTTCGCCCGTGACGAGGCTCCTGGCCGCAGCGACGTGTACGCCGCGTGGGCTGCGGGCGTGGCCGGGGATGCCGCGGTGCAGGCGCTCCTCGCCCGGCTCTCGCCGCAGAACCGCCAGCCGCCGCTGGTGTTCGCGGTCTCACGGCTTCTGGGCGCGCCGGTCGGCGGGTATGCGCAGTGGCGGGAGTTCGTGCTCGAGCACGCCGACGAACTGGTTGCCGAGTGCGGGCGCCGCGGCGTGCAGATCAACGAGCCGCTCCGGCTGGCGGCGCTGCTGCCTGCGCTGAGCATGATCGACGGGCCGATCGCCCTGCTCGAGCTGGGCGCCGCCGCGGGGCTGTGTCTCTACCCGGACCGGTTCTCGTTCCGCATCGACGGCGCCGACGGCGTCCCGCGTGAGCGGATCGACCCGTCGGACGGGCCGTCTCCTGTGCTGCTCGGCAGCGTGGTCACGGGCGAGCTGCCCCCGCTGCGCGTTCCGGAGGTGATCTGGCGAGCAGGCGTCGACCTCGATCCCCTCGATGTGCGCTCGCCGTCGGATCGCGCCTGGCTGGAGTCGCTCATCTGGCCGGGGGAGCGCGAGCGCAGCGAGCGGATCGCCGGGGCCATGGCGATCGTCGCCGCCGACCCGCCCGTGCTGCGCGCCGGCGACGCGGCAGAGCAGCTCGAGGCCGTGGTGGCCTGCGCCCCCGCCGGCGCGAAGCTGGTCATCACCACCCCGGGGATGCTCGTCTATCTGCCGCGCCCGCGGCGGCTGGAGCTCATCGAGCGCATCCGCGCCGTCGATGCGCACTGGATCACGATTGACTCGCCCGGGCTGCACGACGGGTGGCGACCGGCGATCGATCCGGCCGGATTCCGCGGCTTCGCGGTCGCCCTCGACGGACGGGTGGTGGCGGATGCCGATCCGCTGGGCCGCTGGTGGGAGTGGCGCGCGGGGAACGGCGAGGATGCCGCGTAG
- a CDS encoding DsbA family protein — protein MSSDETPNVPAARNSREAVREKAQLVHAQQSRARLMRRLIIGLVAIVAVGSIGAAVAYAVSSSISKPQLTPSGMPGDGVTVSQIAATPSGGAPSPAPTESATEAGEAATPSPSPSATADAKATEIHIYVDYLSAGAAEFERANARQLAGWISEGAVTVTYHPVALLTASSNGTKYSLRAAAAAACVATYAPDSFYDYNHELLTDQPEADSDGRSDAQLADLAVAVGVSDAKKVRACIEGQDFVSWAKDATARALEGPLPGTDGLKLNNEALILVGGKSYVGALDDPAEFSQFVLTIASDEYFGSTKPTPTPVPTPSATTAP, from the coding sequence ATGTCGAGCGACGAAACGCCGAACGTCCCCGCCGCTCGCAACTCCCGCGAGGCGGTGCGCGAGAAGGCACAGCTGGTGCACGCGCAGCAGTCGCGGGCACGACTGATGCGACGCCTCATCATCGGCCTCGTCGCGATCGTCGCCGTCGGCTCGATCGGAGCCGCCGTCGCGTATGCGGTCAGCTCGTCGATCTCGAAGCCGCAGCTGACCCCCAGCGGGATGCCAGGCGACGGCGTCACCGTCAGCCAGATCGCTGCGACGCCATCCGGGGGCGCGCCGTCGCCCGCCCCGACCGAGAGCGCCACCGAGGCAGGCGAAGCCGCGACTCCCTCGCCCTCGCCGTCGGCTACGGCCGATGCGAAGGCCACCGAGATCCACATCTACGTCGACTACCTCTCGGCGGGCGCCGCGGAGTTCGAGCGCGCGAACGCACGCCAGCTCGCGGGCTGGATCTCCGAGGGTGCTGTCACCGTCACCTACCACCCGGTCGCGCTGCTCACCGCGAGCTCGAACGGCACGAAGTACTCGCTGCGCGCCGCAGCGGCAGCCGCCTGCGTGGCGACCTACGCGCCCGACAGCTTCTACGACTACAACCACGAGCTGCTCACCGATCAGCCCGAGGCCGACAGCGACGGCCGCAGTGACGCCCAGCTGGCCGACCTGGCTGTCGCCGTCGGAGTGTCGGACGCCAAGAAGGTGCGCGCGTGCATCGAGGGCCAGGACTTCGTCTCATGGGCGAAGGACGCGACCGCAAGGGCGCTCGAGGGACCGTTGCCTGGCACCGACGGACTGAAGCTCAACAACGAGGCGCTGATCCTCGTGGGCGGCAAGTCCTACGTCGGTGCGCTCGACGACCCCGCGGAGTTCTCGCAGTTCGTGCTGACGATCGCCAGCGACGAGTACTTCGGCTCGACGAAGCCGACGCCGACGCCCGTTCCGACGCCGAGCGCCACCACAGCGCCCTGA
- a CDS encoding LytR C-terminal domain-containing protein — MQKSPRDRFDDVPRATGRVGAHRAEQPGMNGLVVLLWSAAVALVLIVCGIFVSLVMMDRISLFGGDEPAPVQTAPGVVAEVDPSYRVLILNATPEEGLVAEVREKLLDEGWSTEDVFGSDGASQEFSKTTVFYVADEDEGAALGLADLLGGAEVQKSDFYAALNDTDEPQLTVVIGLDRVDGEPTDSETPAP, encoded by the coding sequence GTGCAGAAGTCCCCCCGCGATCGATTCGACGACGTCCCCCGTGCGACCGGACGCGTCGGCGCGCACCGCGCCGAGCAGCCGGGTATGAACGGACTCGTCGTGCTGCTGTGGTCGGCTGCTGTCGCCCTCGTGCTCATCGTCTGCGGAATCTTCGTGTCGCTGGTGATGATGGACCGCATCTCGCTGTTCGGCGGGGATGAGCCGGCTCCGGTGCAGACAGCGCCCGGTGTCGTCGCCGAGGTGGATCCGTCGTACCGCGTGCTGATCCTCAACGCCACGCCCGAGGAGGGTCTGGTCGCCGAGGTTCGCGAGAAGCTGCTCGACGAGGGATGGTCGACGGAGGATGTCTTCGGCAGCGACGGAGCGTCGCAGGAGTTCTCCAAGACCACGGTGTTCTACGTCGCCGATGAGGACGAGGGAGCCGCGCTGGGCCTGGCCGACCTGCTCGGCGGCGCCGAGGTGCAGAAGAGCGACTTCTACGCCGCGCTGAACGACACCGACGAACCGCAGCTGACCGTGGTGATCGGGCTCGACCGCGTCGACGGCGAGCCGACCGATTCCGAGACCCCGGCTCCCTGA
- a CDS encoding response regulator transcription factor yields MTDARILVVDDEPNIRDLLSRGLSFAGFKVRTVANGAATISAVLEEEPDLIILDVMLPDMNGFSVTKRLRGAGFTAPILFLTAKDDTQDKIEGLNAGGDDYVTKPFALDEIVARAQAILRRTMQTDEESLIRAGELSMDQDTHDVFVGKVPIELSPTEFKLLKYLMLNPNRVLSKAQILDHVWEYDFNGDAGIVESYISYLRRKIDPHTDESVIQTKRGFGYMLKVGKSA; encoded by the coding sequence ATGACTGATGCGCGCATCCTGGTCGTCGACGACGAGCCGAACATCCGCGACCTGCTCTCCCGGGGTCTCAGCTTCGCCGGGTTCAAGGTGAGGACCGTCGCGAACGGCGCCGCCACCATCTCGGCCGTCCTCGAAGAGGAGCCAGACCTCATCATCCTCGACGTCATGCTCCCCGACATGAACGGGTTCAGCGTGACCAAGCGCCTGCGCGGCGCCGGCTTCACGGCCCCCATCCTCTTCCTCACCGCCAAGGACGACACGCAGGACAAGATCGAGGGCCTGAACGCCGGCGGCGACGACTACGTCACCAAGCCGTTCGCACTCGACGAGATCGTCGCACGTGCTCAGGCGATCCTGCGCCGCACGATGCAGACCGACGAGGAGTCGCTGATCCGCGCCGGCGAGCTGTCGATGGATCAGGACACCCACGACGTGTTCGTGGGCAAGGTCCCGATCGAGCTCAGCCCGACCGAGTTCAAGCTGCTCAAGTACCTCATGCTCAACCCCAACCGCGTGCTCTCGAAGGCTCAGATCCTCGACCACGTGTGGGAGTACGACTTCAACGGCGACGCCGGCATCGTCGAGAGCTACATCTCGTACCTGCGCCGCAAGATCGACCCGCACACCGACGAGTCCGTGATCCAGACCAAGCGCGGCTTCGGCTACATGCTGAAGGTCGGCAAGTCCGCGTAG